Proteins co-encoded in one Gehongia tenuis genomic window:
- a CDS encoding glucose-1-phosphate adenylyltransferase, with protein sequence MEHKSCIAMLLAGGQGSRLGILTRDIAKPAVYFGGKYRIIDFPLSNCTNSGLDTVGVLTQYKPLALNSYIASGQPWDLDRTNGGVFVLPPYMSGNTGQWYKGTANAIYQNISFIEQFEPDNVLILSGDHIYKMDYSEMLAFHVRRKADATIAVFEVPWEEAPRFGIMNTDEKGAIVEFEEKPKVPKSNKASMGVYIFRWPTLKRLLMEDEKNEASSNDFGKNIIPAMLAAGSSVCAYPFKGYWKDVGTVDSLWEANMDLLNDPPLLDLYDPDWRIYSRNPGQPPHYIAPEGRAVRSMVTEGCMIYGLIEHSVLFNGVTVEAGAEIHDSVILPGAVVRKGARVYRAIVGEDTVIGEDAVIGEPGAAKTAVIGDGCCLPAGMKVASDAVISHTDTMDTATA encoded by the coding sequence ATGGAACACAAATCCTGCATCGCCATGCTGCTCGCCGGAGGCCAGGGCAGCCGCCTGGGTATCCTCACCCGGGACATCGCCAAGCCCGCGGTATACTTTGGCGGCAAATACCGGATCATCGACTTCCCGCTGTCCAACTGCACCAATTCCGGACTGGACACGGTGGGAGTCCTCACCCAGTACAAGCCCCTGGCGCTCAACAGCTATATCGCCAGCGGCCAGCCCTGGGATCTGGACCGGACCAACGGCGGCGTGTTCGTGCTGCCTCCGTACATGAGCGGCAACACCGGGCAGTGGTACAAGGGCACGGCCAACGCCATCTATCAGAACATCAGCTTCATCGAACAGTTTGAGCCGGACAACGTGCTCATCCTCTCGGGCGATCACATCTATAAGATGGATTACAGCGAGATGCTGGCCTTCCACGTCAGGCGCAAGGCTGACGCCACCATCGCCGTGTTCGAGGTGCCCTGGGAGGAAGCGCCCCGCTTTGGCATCATGAACACCGACGAGAAGGGCGCCATCGTGGAGTTCGAGGAAAAGCCCAAGGTTCCGAAGTCCAACAAGGCGTCCATGGGCGTTTACATCTTCCGCTGGCCCACCCTGAAGCGCCTTCTCATGGAGGATGAAAAAAACGAGGCCTCCAGCAACGACTTTGGCAAGAACATCATCCCCGCCATGCTGGCCGCGGGCTCCAGCGTCTGCGCCTACCCCTTCAAGGGCTACTGGAAGGACGTGGGCACCGTGGACAGTCTGTGGGAGGCCAACATGGACCTTTTGAACGATCCGCCCCTCCTTGATCTCTACGATCCGGACTGGCGCATCTATTCGAGAAACCCCGGCCAGCCCCCCCACTACATCGCGCCGGAGGGCCGGGCCGTGCGCTCCATGGTCACCGAGGGCTGCATGATCTACGGACTGATCGAGCACAGCGTCCTTTTCAACGGGGTCACCGTGGAGGCCGGTGCGGAGATTCATGACTCGGTCATCCTGCCCGGCGCCGTCGTCCGCAAGGGCGCCCGGGTGTACCGGGCCATCGTGGGCGAGGACACGGTGATTGGCGAGGATGCGGTGATCGGCGAACCCGGCGCCGCTAAGACCGCCGTCATCGGCGACGGCTGCTGTCTGCCCGCCGGCATGAAGGTGGCCAGCGACGCCGTGATTTCCCACACCGACACCATGGACACCGCCACGGCTTAA
- a CDS encoding chromate transporter — protein MILLQLFWSFFQIGILSFGGGYAALPLIQTQVVNIHGWMTMKEFVDIITISQMTPGPIALNSATFVGIRIADIPGALIATLGCIVPSCIIVLLLAYFYKKYRELNLVKGVLAGLRPAVVALIASAGMSIVLLTFWGNNPVSFDPSTIDWISAALFAVCLFVLRKFKPNPILVMLGAGVVGFFLFFLI, from the coding sequence ATGATTTTGCTGCAACTTTTCTGGAGCTTCTTCCAGATCGGCATCCTGAGCTTTGGCGGGGGCTATGCGGCTCTGCCCCTCATCCAGACCCAGGTGGTGAACATCCACGGCTGGATGACCATGAAGGAATTTGTGGACATCATCACCATCTCTCAGATGACCCCCGGCCCCATCGCCCTCAATTCTGCGACCTTTGTGGGCATCCGCATCGCGGACATTCCCGGCGCACTCATTGCTACCCTGGGCTGCATCGTGCCCTCCTGCATCATCGTGCTGCTGCTGGCCTACTTCTACAAGAAGTACCGGGAGCTCAATCTGGTCAAGGGGGTGCTGGCAGGCCTGAGGCCGGCGGTGGTGGCACTCATCGCCTCGGCGGGCATGTCCATCGTGCTGCTCACCTTCTGGGGCAACAACCCCGTATCCTTCGATCCCAGCACCATTGACTGGATATCCGCAGCGCTGTTCGCAGTCTGCCTGTTCGTGCTTCGAAAGTTCAAGCCCAACCCCATTTTGGTGATGCTGGGCGCCGGCGTGGTGGGATTCTTCCTGTTCTTCCTCATTTGA
- a CDS encoding glycogen/starch/alpha-glucan phosphorylase produces MNELNRAEAKARILKEVEEKLHRSFGITFDDATPMQLYKAVALTVRDEVMERWTHGREERAEQKLKRLYYLSVEFLPGKMLVNHLLNLVEFDLYQEALSEVGVNLMELEAEEPEPGLGNGGLGRLASCFMESLATLQLPAMGCSIRYEYGLFRQQIVDGQQVEAPDNWLEDGFIWEVPDYDDEMEIHFGGHIIEDWSEGYLKVRHEDYNTVLALPYDVPVSGYDSDIALSMRLWSARSPRRINMEQFSRGDYIKASEEKELAEAISKVLYPDDNHLEGKELRLKQHYFFTSATIQYAVKDFKRRFPELPITRLADKIAIHINDTHPALAILELMRVLLDQEGLPWETAIAVCSKVFAYTNHTIMNEALETWSEDLFKVLLPRLYSIVQAINQDFCESLWKHYPGQFDRIAKMAIVSYGQIHMANLAVAMSHAVNGVSKLHTRILKQDLFADFYRIYPGRFHAITNGISYRRWSLKANPGLAHLITEAIGPGWLRDAAELEKLRPMAEDGAFLEKAAAIKKENKVRLAHYVEKTQGIVLNPDSIYDVQAKRLHEYKRQLLNALHILYLYQQIKANPEADFTPRTFLFAAKAAPGYYRAKLIISFICQVAELVHNDPDVKGRLKVVFLPNYNVSLAEVLIPAAEVSEQISTAGKEASGTSNMKFMLNGAITLGTLDGANVEMLDAVGEENIIIFGMTPEEVQQAYRFNSYRQGELYEENLALRRVLDMMVDGSLTPANPHRFSELYQALLFSDNGGMADPYFVLKDFDAYAAAQKKVEALYGRPKVWQKKSVLNIAASGVFSSDKTIREYNRKVWHLSPVESEE; encoded by the coding sequence ATGAACGAATTGAACCGGGCCGAGGCCAAAGCGCGGATTCTTAAGGAGGTGGAGGAAAAGCTCCACCGCTCCTTTGGCATCACCTTCGACGACGCCACGCCCATGCAGCTTTACAAGGCTGTGGCGCTGACGGTCAGGGACGAGGTGATGGAGCGCTGGACCCACGGCCGGGAGGAGCGTGCGGAACAGAAGCTGAAACGCCTCTACTACCTTTCGGTGGAATTTCTGCCCGGCAAGATGCTGGTCAACCACCTGCTCAATCTGGTGGAGTTCGATCTGTACCAGGAGGCCCTCTCGGAGGTCGGCGTGAACCTGATGGAGCTTGAGGCCGAGGAGCCGGAACCGGGCCTTGGCAACGGCGGCCTGGGACGGCTGGCCTCCTGTTTCATGGAATCGCTGGCCACCCTGCAGCTGCCCGCCATGGGGTGCAGCATCCGCTATGAATACGGCCTTTTCCGCCAGCAGATCGTGGACGGACAGCAGGTGGAGGCGCCGGACAACTGGCTGGAGGACGGCTTTATTTGGGAGGTCCCCGACTACGACGACGAGATGGAGATCCATTTCGGCGGCCACATCATCGAGGACTGGTCGGAGGGCTATCTCAAGGTGCGCCATGAGGACTACAACACGGTGCTGGCCCTGCCCTACGACGTGCCCGTGTCCGGCTACGACAGCGATATCGCGCTGTCCATGCGCCTATGGAGCGCCCGTTCCCCCCGGAGAATCAATATGGAGCAGTTCTCCCGGGGCGACTACATCAAAGCGTCGGAGGAGAAGGAGCTGGCCGAGGCCATCAGCAAGGTCCTCTACCCCGACGACAACCATCTTGAAGGCAAGGAGCTGCGCCTCAAGCAGCATTACTTCTTCACCTCCGCCACCATTCAGTACGCGGTGAAGGATTTTAAGCGCCGCTTCCCCGAACTGCCCATCACCCGGCTGGCCGACAAGATCGCCATCCATATCAACGACACCCATCCGGCTCTCGCCATTTTGGAGCTCATGCGGGTGCTTCTTGATCAGGAGGGGCTGCCCTGGGAGACGGCCATTGCCGTTTGCAGCAAGGTGTTCGCCTACACCAACCACACGATCATGAACGAAGCCCTCGAGACCTGGTCGGAGGATTTGTTCAAGGTGCTGCTGCCCCGGCTGTACAGCATCGTGCAGGCCATCAACCAGGATTTCTGCGAATCCCTTTGGAAGCACTACCCCGGCCAGTTCGACCGCATCGCCAAGATGGCCATTGTGAGCTATGGACAGATCCATATGGCGAACCTGGCGGTGGCCATGTCCCATGCGGTGAACGGCGTTTCCAAGCTGCACACCCGCATCCTGAAGCAGGATCTGTTCGCCGATTTCTACCGCATCTACCCCGGCCGCTTCCATGCCATCACCAACGGCATCTCCTACCGCCGCTGGAGCCTCAAGGCCAATCCCGGCCTCGCCCATCTCATCACCGAGGCCATCGGACCCGGCTGGCTTCGGGATGCGGCGGAGCTGGAGAAGCTTCGGCCCATGGCGGAGGACGGGGCGTTCCTGGAGAAGGCCGCGGCCATCAAGAAGGAAAACAAGGTCCGGCTCGCCCATTATGTGGAGAAAACCCAGGGCATCGTGCTCAATCCGGACAGCATCTATGACGTGCAGGCGAAGAGGCTTCACGAATACAAACGCCAGCTCTTGAACGCTTTGCACATCCTTTACCTCTATCAGCAGATCAAAGCCAATCCCGAAGCCGACTTTACGCCCCGCACCTTCCTTTTTGCGGCGAAGGCGGCGCCGGGATATTACCGGGCCAAGCTCATCATCAGTTTCATCTGCCAGGTGGCGGAGCTTGTGCACAATGATCCCGATGTGAAGGGCCGGCTCAAGGTGGTCTTTCTGCCCAACTACAACGTATCCCTGGCGGAGGTGCTGATCCCCGCCGCCGAGGTGAGCGAGCAGATCTCCACCGCCGGCAAGGAAGCCTCCGGCACCAGCAACATGAAGTTCATGCTGAACGGCGCCATCACCCTGGGCACTCTGGACGGCGCCAATGTGGAGATGCTGGACGCCGTGGGCGAGGAAAACATCATCATCTTCGGCATGACGCCCGAGGAGGTGCAGCAGGCCTACCGCTTCAACAGCTACCGCCAAGGCGAGCTCTACGAGGAAAATCTGGCCCTCCGGCGGGTGCTGGACATGATGGTGGACGGCTCCCTCACGCCCGCAAATCCCCACCGCTTCTCCGAGCTCTATCAGGCCCTGCTGTTCTCCGACAACGGCGGCATGGCCGATCCCTACTTTGTGCTCAAGGACTTCGATGCCTACGCCGCCGCCCAAAAGAAGGTGGAGGCCCTCTATGGCAGGCCCAAGGTGTGGCAGAAAAAATCGGTGCTGAACATCGCCGCTTCCGGCGTGTTCTCCAGCGACAAGACCATCCGGGAATACAACCGCAAGGTCTGGCATCTAAGTCCCGTTGAATCCGAGGAGTGA
- the glgA gene encoding glycogen synthase GlgA has product MKVLFCASECVPFMKTGGLADVAGALPKELARQGVDVRVIVPLYATVADRKPFWTENMEHVCDFDVYLGWRQQYCGIEKVELDGVIYYLVDNRFYFARDYIYGYGYEELERFAFFCRAVLEAMPMIGFFPDIIHINDWQTGMIPALLKIQYAHRPGYSGMKALFTIHNLQYQGVFDRGAMVDMFSLPPEVMTFDKLEFNGGGSFMKGGLVYSDWISTVSPTYAQEIQYPFYGCGLDGMLRARNHELSGILNGIDLLDYDPLTDTVIKANYSAADPADKAKCKRALQKEMDLVMSKGKPLIGMVGRLTGQKGLDLVEYVLDEIMATGAELVILGQGEEGYRQMFEWAKERYPRRIATCYEMNEDLARKIYAGADMFLMPSKFEPCGLAQMLAMRYGAVPIVRETGGLKDSVPPFIESTKTGDGFTFNSYNAHDMLGAIQRAIDVFRRPEVWTEVVKNAMAADYGWERSAKTYISLYEDLLQD; this is encoded by the coding sequence ATGAAAGTGTTGTTTTGCGCTTCGGAATGCGTGCCCTTCATGAAGACCGGCGGCCTGGCCGATGTGGCCGGCGCCCTGCCGAAGGAACTGGCCCGCCAGGGCGTGGACGTTCGGGTGATCGTGCCCCTCTACGCCACCGTGGCCGACCGCAAGCCCTTTTGGACGGAGAACATGGAGCACGTGTGCGATTTTGACGTATACCTCGGCTGGCGGCAGCAGTACTGCGGCATCGAGAAGGTGGAGCTGGACGGGGTGATCTACTACCTGGTGGACAACCGCTTCTACTTCGCCCGGGACTACATCTACGGCTACGGCTACGAGGAACTGGAACGCTTCGCCTTCTTCTGCCGGGCCGTGCTGGAGGCCATGCCCATGATCGGGTTTTTCCCGGACATCATCCACATCAACGACTGGCAGACGGGCATGATTCCCGCCCTTTTGAAGATCCAGTACGCCCACCGCCCGGGCTACAGCGGCATGAAGGCGCTGTTCACCATCCACAACCTGCAGTATCAGGGGGTGTTCGACCGGGGCGCCATGGTGGATATGTTTTCCCTGCCCCCGGAGGTCATGACCTTCGATAAGCTCGAATTCAACGGCGGCGGCAGCTTCATGAAGGGCGGCCTGGTCTACTCCGACTGGATCAGCACCGTGTCCCCCACCTATGCCCAGGAGATCCAGTATCCCTTCTACGGCTGCGGTCTTGACGGGATGCTGCGGGCGCGGAATCACGAGCTGTCCGGCATCCTGAACGGCATTGATCTTTTGGACTATGATCCCCTGACGGATACCGTCATCAAGGCCAACTATTCGGCGGCGGATCCCGCGGATAAGGCCAAGTGCAAGCGCGCCCTGCAAAAGGAAATGGACCTGGTGATGAGCAAGGGAAAGCCCCTCATCGGCATGGTGGGACGGCTCACCGGCCAGAAGGGCCTCGATCTTGTGGAATATGTGCTGGACGAGATCATGGCCACCGGTGCGGAGCTCGTCATCCTGGGCCAGGGCGAGGAGGGCTACCGGCAGATGTTTGAATGGGCGAAGGAGCGCTATCCCCGCCGCATCGCTACCTGCTACGAGATGAACGAGGATCTGGCCCGGAAGATCTACGCCGGCGCCGACATGTTCCTCATGCCTTCAAAGTTTGAGCCCTGCGGCCTCGCCCAGATGCTGGCCATGCGCTACGGCGCCGTGCCCATCGTGCGGGAGACCGGCGGCCTCAAGGATTCGGTGCCGCCCTTTATCGAAAGCACCAAAACAGGTGACGGATTCACCTTTAACAGTTATAATGCCCATGACATGCTGGGCGCAATCCAGCGGGCCATCGACGTCTTCCGCCGGCCCGAGGTGTGGACGGAAGTGGTGAAAAACGCCATGGCCGCTGATTATGGCTGGGAGCGCTCCGCCAAAACCTACATCAGCCTTTACGAGGACTTGTTGCAGGACTGA
- a CDS encoding LysR family transcriptional regulator, translating to MTLRHMKIFVAVCEAGSITGAAKKLYLAQPAVSLAVRELEDYYGVRLFDRIAKKLYITEAGTRFLSYARHITSLFDELEQGVRSWESSGSLRVGASVTIGTYLLPGYVSGFARSYPEITVKVTVDNSEVIEGMVLSNDLDLALIEGTAHEADLISESYLGGELVLVAAPGHPLAQAGPVPLSALEGEPLLLREKGSGTRELVDSTFLTHEVSLTPLWESTSTQSLLNAVKAGLGLSILPLPLVEQELGAERLVRVAVEGADFKRRYSLIHHKNKYLTPSARAFMALCRAAGQQSTAMV from the coding sequence ATGACGTTGCGGCACATGAAGATCTTTGTGGCGGTGTGCGAGGCGGGCAGCATCACCGGCGCGGCGAAGAAGCTGTATCTGGCTCAGCCGGCGGTGAGCCTGGCGGTGCGGGAGCTGGAGGATTATTATGGGGTACGGCTCTTTGACCGTATCGCCAAAAAACTCTACATCACCGAGGCGGGCACCCGGTTTTTAAGCTATGCCCGACACATCACCTCTCTGTTTGATGAGCTGGAGCAGGGCGTGCGGAGCTGGGAATCCTCGGGCAGCCTCCGGGTGGGCGCCAGCGTAACCATCGGCACCTATCTGCTGCCCGGCTATGTGTCCGGCTTCGCCCGGTCCTACCCGGAGATCACCGTCAAGGTGACGGTGGACAATTCGGAGGTGATCGAGGGCATGGTCCTTTCAAACGACCTCGACCTCGCCCTCATCGAGGGAACCGCCCACGAGGCGGACCTGATCTCGGAGAGCTATCTTGGCGGTGAGCTGGTGTTGGTGGCGGCGCCGGGCCATCCCCTGGCCCAGGCGGGGCCGGTCCCCCTCTCCGCCCTCGAGGGGGAGCCCCTGCTCCTTCGGGAGAAGGGCAGCGGCACCCGGGAACTGGTGGACAGTACCTTTCTCACCCATGAGGTCAGCCTGACCCCCCTTTGGGAATCCACCAGCACCCAGTCCCTTCTCAACGCCGTGAAGGCGGGCCTTGGCCTGTCCATTCTGCCTCTGCCCCTTGTGGAGCAGGAGCTTGGGGCGGAGCGGCTGGTCCGCGTGGCGGTGGAAGGCGCGGACTTCAAGCGCCGCTACAGCCTGATCCATCACAAGAACAAATATCTCACCCCCTCGGCCCGGGCCTTCATGGCGCTGTGCCGTGCCGCGGGACAGCAATCGACAGCGATGGTGTAA
- the glgD gene encoding glucose-1-phosphate adenylyltransferase subunit GlgD, with protein MIREALGLIYTGEQDSSLKDLTLSRSVAAMPMWGRYRAIDFLLSNLVNSGVGNVAVITQRRYHSLMDHLGSGRDWDLNRKREGLFILPPFMTKDDSGIYRGSVDALRSAKGFLKHARQQYVILSGSHVLFKTTYNEALEHHMKTGADITVFYNHVNPDEMRQLGERTHFQMDRTGQIYEIECNPAHPKSDQVSMGVYIVDKALLEYLVEECASRDEFRFTEGILIPKLKNLKIMGYEYPGYVARLESVYSYFHHNLMALNDKVRQELFYESGPVFTKVKDEVPALYGDEGEADNCMVADGCIVEGHVENSILFRGVKVGKGAVIRNSVVMQASEIQDGALLENVILDKQAIVRHARKLVGQPGFPIVVGKQTVI; from the coding sequence ATGATTCGCGAAGCATTGGGCCTTATTTATACGGGGGAACAGGATTCCAGCCTCAAGGATTTGACCCTTTCCCGGTCGGTCGCCGCCATGCCCATGTGGGGCCGGTACCGGGCCATCGATTTCCTTTTGTCCAATCTGGTCAATTCCGGCGTGGGCAATGTGGCCGTCATCACCCAGCGCCGCTACCACAGCCTCATGGACCACCTGGGCAGCGGCCGTGACTGGGACCTCAACCGCAAGCGGGAGGGTCTTTTCATCCTGCCGCCCTTCATGACCAAGGACGACAGCGGCATCTACCGGGGCAGCGTGGACGCGCTGCGCTCGGCCAAGGGCTTTTTGAAGCACGCCCGCCAGCAGTACGTCATCCTTTCCGGCTCCCATGTGCTCTTTAAGACCACCTACAACGAGGCTTTAGAGCATCACATGAAAACCGGCGCCGACATCACCGTATTTTACAACCATGTGAACCCGGACGAGATGAGACAGCTGGGCGAACGCACCCACTTCCAGATGGACCGCACCGGCCAGATCTATGAGATCGAATGCAACCCCGCCCACCCCAAGAGCGATCAGGTGAGCATGGGCGTCTATATTGTGGACAAAGCCCTGCTCGAATATCTGGTGGAGGAGTGCGCCTCCCGGGACGAGTTCCGCTTCACCGAGGGCATCCTCATCCCCAAGCTCAAGAACCTCAAGATCATGGGCTACGAATATCCCGGCTATGTGGCCCGGCTGGAGTCGGTGTACAGCTACTTCCACCACAACCTCATGGCCCTGAACGACAAGGTGCGCCAGGAGCTGTTCTATGAGTCCGGGCCGGTGTTCACCAAGGTCAAGGATGAGGTCCCCGCCCTTTACGGCGACGAGGGCGAGGCGGACAACTGCATGGTGGCCGACGGCTGTATCGTGGAAGGCCATGTGGAAAACTCCATTCTCTTCCGCGGCGTGAAGGTGGGCAAGGGCGCCGTCATCAGGAACAGTGTGGTCATGCAGGCCTCGGAGATCCAGGACGGGGCCCTGCTGGAGAACGTGATTTTGGATAAGCAGGCCATCGTCCGCCACGCGAGAAAGCTGGTGGGACAGCCGGGCTTCCCCATTGTCGTAGGCAAACAGACGGTGATTTAG
- the glgB gene encoding 1,4-alpha-glucan branching protein GlgB has translation MNNALLPEFDRYLFGQGISREAYRMLGAHPEKDGSWRFAVWAPNALGVSVVGEFNNWDPLSHPLDAVEGGLWAGRIEDMRAGQLYKYAITSPEGRILYKADPYGVTSEVRPGTASRLWSIEGYDWTDGAWQKAKAGEGVPYCRPMAVYEVHAGSFKRRENGDELTYRELAAELVPYVKEMGFTHVEFMPIAEHPLDASWGYQITGFYAPTSRFGTPQDFMYLVDQLHGAGIGVILDWVPAHFCKDAQGLRRFDGLAVYEHADPRQGENPQWGTCIFNYGRNEVRSFLISNAVYWLKEYHIDGLRVDAVSSMLYLNYGKEDGEWVANEFGGAENLEAVRFLKDLSIAVEETAPGTILCAEEASAYPGITESAKNGGLGFSFKWNMGWMNDMLAYMKLDPVHRKYHHDKVTFSLMYAFSENFILPFSHDEVVHGKHTLLDKMPGNYFEKFASMRALIGYQYAHPGKKLLFMGTELAPFMEWRFYEQLEWHLLQYDMHRHMQHYIKELNHFYTAHPALWKLERGWDGFKWLSADDRNRSTIAFLRMAPGETAIAVVVNFTPMVWENYRIGLPEPGTLTQVFTSDGGFYGGTDIHHNLGQMKTEEVPWNGFDHSLTLTVPPLSAVYYEYKPQKPGTAGAKTGAPKPKGKRSKEA, from the coding sequence ATGAATAACGCCTTGCTGCCCGAGTTCGACCGGTATCTGTTTGGACAGGGCATATCCCGGGAAGCCTACCGCATGCTGGGCGCCCATCCCGAAAAGGATGGGAGCTGGCGCTTTGCCGTATGGGCCCCCAACGCCCTTGGCGTGTCGGTGGTGGGCGAATTCAACAACTGGGACCCGCTCAGCCACCCGCTGGATGCGGTGGAGGGCGGCCTTTGGGCCGGCCGGATCGAGGATATGAGGGCCGGCCAGCTCTACAAGTACGCCATCACCAGCCCCGAAGGGCGCATCCTCTACAAGGCCGATCCCTACGGCGTGACCTCCGAGGTCCGGCCGGGCACCGCCTCCAGACTTTGGAGCATCGAGGGCTACGACTGGACGGACGGGGCCTGGCAAAAAGCGAAGGCCGGGGAAGGGGTCCCCTACTGCCGGCCCATGGCCGTCTATGAGGTCCATGCCGGTTCCTTCAAGCGCCGGGAGAACGGCGACGAACTGACCTACCGGGAGCTGGCGGCGGAGCTGGTGCCCTATGTGAAGGAGATGGGCTTCACCCACGTGGAGTTCATGCCCATCGCCGAGCATCCCCTGGACGCTTCCTGGGGATATCAGATCACCGGATTTTATGCACCCACCAGCCGTTTCGGCACCCCCCAGGACTTCATGTACCTGGTGGATCAGCTGCACGGCGCCGGCATCGGCGTCATCCTGGACTGGGTGCCCGCTCACTTCTGCAAGGACGCCCAGGGCCTTCGCCGCTTCGACGGCCTGGCCGTCTATGAGCACGCCGATCCCCGCCAGGGCGAGAACCCCCAGTGGGGCACCTGCATCTTCAACTACGGGCGCAACGAGGTGCGGAGCTTCCTCATCTCCAACGCCGTCTATTGGCTGAAGGAGTATCATATCGACGGTCTCCGGGTGGACGCCGTCTCATCCATGCTCTATCTCAACTACGGCAAGGAGGACGGCGAATGGGTGGCCAACGAGTTCGGCGGCGCGGAGAACCTCGAGGCCGTCCGGTTCCTGAAGGATCTCTCCATCGCCGTTGAGGAGACCGCGCCCGGCACCATCCTATGCGCCGAGGAGGCCTCCGCCTATCCCGGCATCACTGAATCCGCCAAAAACGGCGGTCTCGGCTTCTCCTTCAAATGGAACATGGGCTGGATGAACGATATGCTGGCCTACATGAAGCTGGATCCGGTCCACCGCAAGTACCACCACGACAAGGTGACCTTCTCCCTCATGTACGCCTTTTCGGAAAATTTTATTCTCCCCTTCTCCCACGACGAGGTGGTGCACGGCAAGCACACCCTTCTTGACAAGATGCCGGGCAACTACTTCGAGAAATTCGCCTCCATGCGCGCTCTCATCGGCTATCAATACGCCCATCCCGGCAAGAAGCTGCTGTTCATGGGCACCGAGCTTGCGCCCTTCATGGAGTGGCGCTTCTACGAGCAGCTGGAATGGCACCTCCTGCAGTACGACATGCACCGCCATATGCAGCACTACATTAAGGAGCTAAACCATTTCTACACCGCCCATCCCGCCCTGTGGAAGCTGGAACGGGGCTGGGACGGCTTCAAATGGCTGAGCGCCGACGACCGAAACCGCTCCACCATAGCCTTCCTTCGGATGGCGCCGGGGGAGACGGCCATCGCCGTGGTCGTCAACTTTACGCCCATGGTGTGGGAGAACTACCGGATCGGCCTGCCGGAGCCCGGCACCCTCACCCAGGTGTTCACCAGCGACGGCGGCTTCTACGGCGGCACCGACATCCACCACAACCTCGGTCAGATGAAAACGGAGGAGGTGCCCTGGAACGGCTTTGATCACTCCCTCACCCTCACCGTTCCGCCGCTGTCCGCCGTCTATTATGAATACAAACCCCAAAAGCCCGGAACGGCCGGGGCCAAGACTGGGGCGCCCAAGCCCAAGGGCAAAAGGTCAAAGGAGGCTTAA
- a CDS encoding chromate transporter has protein sequence MKKDAKFYFKLFMSTFTLSAFTFGGGYVIVPLMRKKFVENYHWIEEEEMMDFIAMAQSAPGPMAVNTSILVGYHMAGIPGACLTILGTVLPPLIILSVVSLFYTAFRDSAAVAAVLKGMQAGVAAVIIDVVISMGQKVLKGKSVKKGLLTLALMIAAFVATFFLDVNAALIILAFILGSAIATYIGMRKAKEAEK, from the coding sequence ATGAAAAAGGACGCAAAGTTCTACTTCAAGCTGTTCATGTCCACGTTCACCCTGAGCGCGTTCACCTTTGGCGGGGGCTACGTGATCGTGCCGCTGATGCGCAAAAAGTTCGTGGAAAACTACCACTGGATCGAGGAGGAGGAGATGATGGACTTTATCGCCATGGCCCAGTCGGCGCCGGGTCCCATGGCGGTCAACACCTCCATCCTGGTGGGCTACCATATGGCGGGCATCCCCGGCGCCTGCCTCACCATTTTGGGAACGGTACTGCCGCCCCTCATTATCCTGTCGGTGGTGTCCCTCTTTTACACTGCCTTTCGGGACAGCGCCGCCGTGGCCGCGGTGCTGAAAGGCATGCAGGCCGGCGTTGCGGCGGTGATCATCGACGTGGTGATTTCCATGGGCCAGAAGGTTTTGAAGGGCAAGAGCGTGAAGAAGGGGCTTCTCACCCTGGCCCTCATGATTGCGGCCTTCGTGGCCACCTTCTTCCTCGATGTGAACGCCGCCCTCATCATTCTGGCCTTCATCCTGGGCAGCGCCATCGCTACCTATATCGGTATGCGCAAAGCGAAGGAGGCGGAGAAATGA